A section of the Clostridium felsineum DSM 794 genome encodes:
- a CDS encoding NifB/NifX family molybdenum-iron cluster-binding protein: MSYKIAVGSGDGVYVDQHFATALQFFIFEVKDKDYNFIETRKNITNCPCSDFHKNKFKPLIEKISDCRALLIGKIGPGAENIVRSHGIDVYDIHEAIDVALEKLIQYYERQA, encoded by the coding sequence ATGAGCTATAAAATAGCAGTGGGTAGTGGAGATGGGGTTTATGTAGATCAACATTTTGCAACAGCACTACAATTTTTCATATTTGAAGTTAAGGATAAAGATTATAATTTTATTGAAACTAGAAAAAATATAACAAATTGCCCATGCAGTGATTTTCATAAGAATAAATTTAAACCATTAATAGAGAAAATAAGTGATTGTAGAGCATTGTTAATAGGAAAGATTGGACCTGGAGCTGAAAATATAGTTAGATCACATGGAATAGATGTATATGATATACATGAAGCTATAGATGTAGCATTAGAAAAACTTATTCAATATTATGAAAGACAAGCTTAA
- a CDS encoding type 1 glutamine amidotransferase family protein: protein MKNIVYLYVFDTMADWEIGYLSTEINSGRYYKKGVMPLKVVTVGITKAPITTMGGLTILPEIEIKECSVKNTAALILPGGNTWTEVIHAPIIKMAEKYLEKGIVVGAICGATIGLAIEGVLNNRAHTSNDLGYLKTICSSYHGEKYYKQECVVTDRSLITASGIAPLEFALHILKILDVFLPQTLDSWYKLYKTQESKYFFELMKSIQ, encoded by the coding sequence ATGAAGAATATAGTATATCTTTATGTATTTGATACAATGGCAGACTGGGAAATAGGTTATTTAAGCACTGAAATCAATTCGGGAAGGTACTATAAAAAGGGGGTAATGCCGCTAAAAGTAGTAACTGTAGGAATTACTAAGGCACCTATTACTACAATGGGAGGCCTTACAATATTGCCAGAAATTGAAATTAAGGAGTGTAGCGTTAAAAATACTGCTGCTTTGATTCTACCTGGTGGTAATACATGGACAGAAGTAATTCATGCTCCCATTATAAAAATGGCTGAAAAATATTTAGAGAAAGGTATTGTTGTAGGGGCAATTTGTGGGGCTACAATAGGACTTGCTATAGAGGGAGTATTGAACAACAGGGCTCATACAAGCAATGATCTGGGGTATCTTAAAACGATCTGCTCAAGCTATCATGGAGAAAAGTATTATAAGCAGGAATGTGTAGTAACTGATAGAAGTTTGATTACTGCTTCTGGAATAGCGCCCCTTGAATTTGCTTTGCATATATTGAAAATTCTAGATGTATTCTTACCGCAAACTTTAGATTCCTGGTACAAGCTTTATAAAACCCAAGAGTCAAAATATTTCTTTGAGCTTATGAAATCAATTCAATAA
- a CDS encoding carbohydrate-binding protein translates to MFTLIGYNCAFNSIKVNAKIMTHGTTSKNIKNGVILHAFDWSFNNIKKELPNISAAGYTSVQVSPVQGTKNSSINSSDWWLLYQPTNQSIGNSQLGSYKDFKDLCSEAKNYGISIIVDAVMNHMANNGNKDELAPEVDSSFKDPSFYHHNGQCNDWNNREDITQKGVGMPDLNTQNPAVQGKAINFLNQCIDAGASGFRFDSAKHIETDLGLDANTPWASNYWENVLGSLHNKSDLYIYGEVLQDGKVDNISAYESLMNVEASSYDASLRKAVKLGDFTDAKGMGGLDNNKCVDFVETHDEYENGTSKDLTDWQRKAGWAIAASRSGSVPLFFDRPTESIGSEGDNLWNDSDVVAINDFHNAMAGQNENLTLENNNKAMLIERGDNGTVIVNDGDSFNLNSPTNLNDGQYNNHGSKAASLVASGRILTGTVPANSIIILYNNGSVTNYIPHADYKIDYDSSNLVKGHTFTIYYNGSLTNSSNVSLHLGINGWNNTQNLSMIKDSNGFWETSITIPNSANTLNFCFTNGTNWDNNSNNNWTLNVCNNIPNVQVSPAPQSSKEISIYYNGTLASSSSSITLHWGYNGFIAPQDVTMTKQNDGRWLAKITLPSGCYAVNMVFKNQSGTWDNNNSNNYNFSSTKN, encoded by the coding sequence ATGTTTACATTAATTGGGTATAATTGTGCATTTAATTCAATTAAGGTGAACGCAAAAATAATGACCCATGGAACAACTTCAAAAAATATTAAAAATGGTGTTATACTTCATGCTTTCGATTGGTCGTTTAACAACATAAAAAAGGAACTTCCTAATATTTCAGCTGCAGGTTATACTTCTGTTCAAGTATCTCCAGTTCAGGGAACAAAAAATAGTAGTATAAATAGTTCCGATTGGTGGCTTTTATATCAACCAACAAATCAATCCATAGGAAACTCTCAACTTGGAAGTTATAAGGATTTTAAAGATCTCTGCAGTGAAGCAAAAAACTATGGCATATCCATAATTGTGGATGCTGTAATGAATCATATGGCTAATAACGGAAATAAAGATGAACTTGCTCCTGAAGTAGATTCAAGTTTCAAAGATCCAAGTTTTTATCATCATAATGGACAGTGCAATGATTGGAATAATAGAGAAGACATAACCCAAAAAGGTGTGGGAATGCCTGATTTAAATACTCAAAATCCCGCAGTTCAGGGGAAAGCAATTAACTTTCTAAACCAATGTATAGATGCTGGTGCAAGCGGTTTCCGTTTTGATTCTGCTAAACACATAGAAACAGACTTAGGATTAGACGCCAATACCCCATGGGCGAGCAACTATTGGGAAAATGTTTTAGGAAGCCTCCACAATAAATCAGATCTATATATTTATGGTGAAGTCCTTCAAGATGGAAAAGTAGATAATATTTCAGCCTATGAAAGCCTTATGAATGTTGAAGCAAGCAGCTATGATGCATCTCTTCGAAAAGCAGTTAAATTGGGAGATTTTACTGATGCGAAAGGTATGGGTGGACTTGATAATAATAAATGTGTAGATTTTGTTGAAACCCATGATGAATACGAAAATGGTACAAGTAAAGACCTAACAGACTGGCAGCGAAAAGCTGGTTGGGCAATAGCAGCTTCACGATCTGGCTCTGTCCCTTTATTTTTTGATAGACCAACAGAAAGTATAGGAAGTGAAGGTGATAATCTTTGGAACGATTCTGACGTTGTAGCTATCAATGATTTTCATAATGCAATGGCTGGGCAAAATGAAAACTTGACTTTGGAAAATAACAACAAAGCAATGCTTATAGAAAGAGGTGATAACGGCACCGTTATTGTAAATGATGGCGATAGTTTTAATTTAAATTCCCCAACTAATTTAAATGATGGACAATACAACAACCATGGCTCTAAAGCGGCTTCTCTTGTTGCCTCTGGTAGAATATTAACAGGAACAGTACCTGCAAATTCAATTATAATACTCTACAATAATGGATCTGTTACGAACTATATCCCCCACGCAGATTACAAAATCGATTACGATAGCAGTAATTTAGTTAAAGGACATACTTTCACAATTTACTATAACGGAAGCCTAACAAACTCATCAAATGTATCTTTGCACTTAGGTATTAATGGCTGGAACAACACACAAAACTTATCTATGATAAAGGACTCAAATGGTTTTTGGGAAACTAGTATAACTATACCTAATTCAGCAAATACATTAAATTTCTGTTTTACCAATGGAACTAACTGGGATAACAACAGCAACAATAATTGGACTTTAAATGTATGCAATAATATTCCTAATGTACAAGTATCCCCAGCACCACAGTCAAGTAAAGAAATATCTATTTATTACAATGGAACTTTAGCCTCCTCATCCTCCAGTATAACATTGCATTGGGGATATAATGGATTTATAGCTCCTCAAGATGTAACTATGACAAAACAAAATGACGGACGATGGCTTGCAAAAATAACACTTCCTTCTGGGTGCTATGCTGTTAATATGGTATTTAAAAATCAGTCAGGTACCTGGGACAATAATAATTCTAATAATTACAACTTTTCCTCAACTAAAAATTGA
- a CDS encoding HAD family hydrolase: MSNKVVIFDMDGVLVDTEPVYRRLSEELYKRLGIELTEEEQYAFAGSVSKDKWTSLRNRFNLKQSIEELGKMSSGIKYEYLANKENEIPKIKGIDELILSLKDRGIKICVASSSRKENVEVILAKTKLIKYFDYIISGSEVQKGKPNPEIFLKAADKLNADITDCVVIEDTRNGVRAAKAAKMKCVGFRNLNSGIQNIEASDIIVDAFDKENIKDIIKFVEE, encoded by the coding sequence ATGAGTAATAAAGTGGTAATATTTGATATGGATGGAGTGTTAGTTGATACGGAGCCTGTCTACAGAAGATTAAGTGAAGAATTATATAAAAGATTGGGAATAGAATTAACAGAGGAAGAACAGTATGCTTTTGCTGGCAGTGTATCCAAAGATAAATGGACAAGCTTAAGAAACAGGTTTAATCTTAAGCAATCTATTGAAGAATTGGGAAAAATGTCATCTGGCATTAAGTATGAATATCTAGCTAACAAGGAAAATGAAATACCTAAAATTAAAGGAATAGATGAGTTGATTTTAAGTTTAAAAGATAGAGGTATTAAAATTTGTGTTGCATCGTCATCACGTAAAGAAAATGTAGAAGTTATTCTTGCAAAAACGAAGCTTATTAAATATTTTGATTATATAATAAGTGGTAGTGAGGTGCAAAAGGGAAAACCTAATCCAGAGATATTTCTAAAAGCGGCAGATAAGCTTAATGCTGATATTACGGATTGCGTTGTAATTGAGGATACTAGAAACGGTGTTAGGGCAGCAAAAGCTGCAAAAATGAAGTGTGTAGGGTTCAGAAATTTAAATTCTGGTATACAGAATATAGAAGCATCAGACATTATTGTGGATGCATTTGATAAAGAAAATATTAAAGATATAATTAAATTTGTAGAAGAATAG
- a CDS encoding LysR family transcriptional regulator: protein MELRQLQYFLVLSDTLHYGKAAEYLHIAQQPLSFQIKKLESELGYKLFERTTRSVALTPAGEVLKKKVFEGIRTIEQGVEQAGSVARGEAGKIRIAYNSMTLHNVMPQIVCKFRERFPQIEVILSEENSPELEQNIINDEADVGIVALYGIMLDELKYEIIYTDPASIALPKSHPLTKNKAIKLSELQKESFLVYSRKTRAKSHDDLISVCYLAGFTPNIIQEAETDMALLGLVATGLGVALVPGSFNDILSYLIEYRIIKEPAINLNVAMVWREGNNSLMIQQLLEISKSLNNPSI from the coding sequence ATGGAATTAAGACAATTACAATACTTTTTAGTTCTTTCCGATACTCTGCATTATGGTAAGGCTGCCGAGTATTTACATATTGCGCAACAACCACTTAGTTTTCAAATAAAAAAATTAGAGAGTGAACTGGGATATAAATTATTTGAGCGAACAACCCGTTCCGTAGCACTTACACCTGCAGGCGAAGTATTGAAGAAAAAGGTTTTTGAGGGTATAAGAACTATAGAACAAGGAGTGGAACAGGCAGGAAGCGTTGCTAGAGGGGAAGCGGGGAAGATACGCATTGCATATAACAGCATGACTCTACACAATGTTATGCCACAGATTGTATGTAAATTTAGAGAAAGATTTCCTCAGATTGAAGTCATTCTATCGGAGGAAAACTCTCCCGAGTTAGAACAAAACATCATAAATGATGAAGCAGATGTGGGAATTGTTGCTCTTTATGGAATCATGCTTGATGAACTAAAATATGAAATCATCTATACTGATCCAGCATCAATTGCATTACCCAAAAGTCATCCACTGACAAAAAATAAGGCAATTAAACTTTCTGAACTACAGAAAGAATCATTTTTAGTATATTCAAGAAAAACAAGGGCAAAATCCCACGACGATTTGATTTCGGTTTGTTACTTGGCAGGCTTTACACCCAATATTATACAAGAGGCAGAAACTGATATGGCATTACTTGGACTTGTGGCAACAGGATTAGGAGTTGCATTAGTTCCTGGTAGTTTTAATGATATACTGTCATATCTCATTGAGTATAGGATAATAAAAGAACCTGCGATAAATTTAAATGTAGCAATGGTTTGGAGAGAGGGAAATAATTCATTAATGATACAACAATTGTTAGAAATTTCAAAGTCTTTGAATAATCCTTCAATATAA
- the glmS gene encoding glutamine--fructose-6-phosphate transaminase (isomerizing) has protein sequence MCGIVGYIGNREATPLIVEGLKKLEYRGYDSAGVAVINSDNKLQIAKAKGRLANLEKELEIDGLSGVIGIGHTRWATHGVPSKLNSHPHLNTKKTIAVVHNGIIENYMELRKFLRENGYEFITDTDTEVIPNLIDFYYNGDLVEAVTEATKKLRGGYAFGVISVDEPDKLVAVRKDCPLIVGLKEGGNFIASDIPAVLNETRDVYFIEDDEIVVLTKDSVKILTEDGKEVNRDVYHVTWNADAAEKGGYDHFMLKEIFEQPKVTRDTMTSRIALGEDITLDKINLTTEQIKSFSKIYIVACGTAYHAGLIGKYAIEKLAKISVEVDIASEFRYRDPLINEKTLLIVISQSGETADTLAAMRLAKKKGARVIAVTNVVGSTVSREADDVFYTWAGPEIAVASTKAYTTQLVAMYIIALYLAQHMKTISNSEIEELKKALIELPEKEEEILKNAEKIKKHAEKVSKENDVFYLGRGFDYAVAMEGSLKLKEISYIHSEAYAGGELKHGPIALIEDGTVVIALASQESLFEKMVSNIKEVKTRGAYVISVAMEGKTAIEDTSDEVIYLPRVNPVLAPIATVIPLQLLSYYIAIIKGCDVDKPRNLAKSVTVE, from the coding sequence ATGTGCGGAATAGTTGGATATATAGGAAATAGAGAGGCAACACCTCTTATTGTTGAAGGATTAAAAAAGTTAGAATATAGGGGTTATGATTCTGCTGGAGTTGCTGTAATTAACAGTGATAATAAATTACAAATTGCAAAAGCTAAAGGTAGACTTGCTAATCTAGAAAAGGAACTTGAAATAGATGGATTAAGTGGAGTTATAGGAATTGGGCATACAAGATGGGCTACACATGGTGTTCCATCAAAGCTTAATTCACATCCACATTTGAATACTAAGAAGACAATAGCTGTTGTGCATAATGGAATAATTGAAAATTATATGGAACTTAGAAAGTTCTTACGTGAAAATGGATATGAATTTATTACAGATACGGATACAGAGGTAATACCTAATTTAATAGATTTTTATTATAATGGAGATCTTGTTGAGGCTGTTACAGAGGCTACAAAGAAATTAAGGGGCGGATATGCATTTGGTGTAATATCAGTTGATGAACCAGATAAGCTTGTAGCTGTAAGAAAAGATTGTCCACTTATAGTTGGATTAAAAGAAGGTGGAAATTTTATAGCTTCTGATATACCAGCAGTTTTAAATGAGACAAGAGATGTATATTTTATTGAAGATGATGAAATTGTAGTTCTAACAAAAGATTCAGTGAAAATTTTAACGGAGGATGGTAAGGAAGTTAATAGAGATGTATATCATGTAACTTGGAATGCAGATGCTGCTGAAAAGGGTGGATATGATCATTTCATGTTAAAAGAGATATTTGAACAACCTAAGGTAACTAGAGATACTATGACTTCAAGAATAGCTTTAGGCGAAGATATAACATTGGATAAAATAAACCTTACTACGGAGCAAATAAAAAGCTTTAGTAAGATCTATATAGTAGCTTGTGGAACTGCTTACCATGCAGGACTTATAGGAAAATATGCAATCGAAAAACTTGCAAAAATTTCTGTAGAAGTTGATATAGCTTCAGAATTCAGATATAGAGATCCTCTTATAAATGAAAAAACTCTTTTGATTGTTATAAGTCAATCAGGGGAAACAGCAGATACACTTGCAGCAATGAGACTTGCAAAGAAAAAAGGTGCTAGGGTTATAGCTGTAACAAACGTTGTTGGAAGTACAGTTTCAAGGGAAGCGGATGATGTATTTTATACATGGGCAGGTCCTGAAATAGCTGTTGCATCAACAAAAGCATATACAACTCAACTTGTAGCGATGTATATAATAGCGTTATATCTTGCACAGCACATGAAGACAATATCAAATAGTGAGATAGAAGAATTAAAGAAGGCACTTATTGAACTTCCAGAAAAAGAGGAAGAGATACTAAAAAATGCTGAAAAAATTAAGAAACATGCTGAAAAAGTATCAAAAGAGAATGATGTGTTCTATCTTGGACGTGGATTTGACTATGCGGTAGCAATGGAAGGATCTTTAAAGCTTAAAGAAATATCATATATTCACTCGGAGGCATATGCAGGTGGAGAATTAAAACATGGACCTATAGCACTTATTGAGGATGGAACAGTTGTAATAGCTTTAGCATCCCAAGAAAGTCTATTTGAGAAAATGGTAAGTAATATAAAAGAAGTTAAAACAAGAGGTGCATATGTTATCTCAGTAGCCATGGAAGGGAAGACTGCAATAGAGGATACATCAGACGAAGTTATATATCTTCCAAGGGTAAATCCAGTACTTGCACCTATTGCAACAGTAATACCGCTTCAACTTTTATCATATTACATTGCAATTATAAAAGGATGCGATGTTGATAAGCCAAGAAATTTGGCCAAGTCAGTTACTGTAGAATAA
- the nifH gene encoding nitrogenase iron protein, which translates to MRQVAIYGKGGIGKSTTTQNLTAGLAELKKNIMVVGCDPKADSTRLLLGGLNQKSVLDTLREEGEDVDLNNILRVGYGNIKCVESGGPEPGVGCAGRGIITSINMLEQLGAYTDDLDYVFYDVLGDVVCGGFAMPIREGKAQEIYIVASGEMMALYAANNIAKGIRKYANTGGVRLGGIICNSRKVSNEYELLDAFAKELGSQLIHFVPRSPMVTKAEINKQTVIEFDPKAEQADEYRILAKNIDNNDMFVVPKPMTQERLEEILTEYGLTDL; encoded by the coding sequence ATGAGACAAGTAGCTATTTATGGAAAAGGTGGAATAGGAAAATCAACTACAACACAAAATCTTACAGCAGGGTTAGCAGAACTAAAAAAAAATATAATGGTGGTAGGATGTGATCCAAAAGCAGATTCAACTAGATTATTATTAGGAGGTTTAAATCAAAAGTCAGTACTAGATACGCTTCGTGAGGAGGGTGAAGACGTAGATTTAAATAATATTTTGAGAGTTGGTTATGGAAATATAAAATGTGTTGAATCAGGTGGACCAGAACCAGGAGTTGGTTGTGCAGGAAGAGGAATTATAACATCAATAAATATGTTAGAGCAGTTAGGCGCATATACAGATGATTTAGATTATGTATTTTATGATGTACTTGGCGATGTTGTATGTGGTGGTTTCGCAATGCCAATACGTGAAGGAAAAGCACAAGAAATTTACATAGTTGCTTCTGGAGAAATGATGGCCCTATATGCTGCCAATAATATTGCTAAAGGTATAAGAAAATATGCAAATACTGGTGGAGTAAGACTTGGGGGGATTATTTGTAACAGTAGAAAAGTATCCAATGAGTATGAGCTTTTAGATGCTTTTGCAAAAGAACTAGGAAGTCAACTAATTCATTTTGTCCCTAGAAGTCCAATGGTTACTAAGGCAGAAATCAATAAACAAACGGTGATTGAATTTGATCCAAAGGCGGAGCAGGCAGATGAGTACAGAATATTGGCTAAAAATATAGATAATAACGACATGTTTGTTGTTCCAAAGCCCATGACACAGGAAAGATTAGAAGAAATATTAACAGAATATGGATTAACAGATTTGTAG